In Bacteroidia bacterium, a genomic segment contains:
- a CDS encoding alpha/beta fold hydrolase, giving the protein MKIFQRLLGSVLCLVVFASISSGQNIVLTQSNKSGIYAKGENIRVSFSITEPGTDSVTVKIRKNYSLETTEKKISYSGPEVLLWDEICNEPTALIFEVKMGEEIASIGLVVDPDHFLPGTRRPKDMDSYWKIEKKSLKALPMEVKSVPVSDTEKGYLCSDIEINCTGPKPARGYFAKPETAKPQSLPIVLFVHAAGVKGSWCLSQPETALRYAKMGHGALAFDLNAHGMLNGQPQSYYDELESGELKNYYIAGVENKEDFYFRGMYLRLIRTLDFLTSQPEWDGKRIIVIGESQGGGQALAAAGLDKRVTAAVATVPAMCDWGGPFLNRAGGWPNPFKANGDSAKMRETLPYFDTAHLLKNSKATLVTEIGFIDRTCPSISIYAAINQSKGEKITFGVPYRGHHMDQPAYKETWENTVYKPKMAFIEDFLK; this is encoded by the coding sequence ATGAAAATATTCCAGCGACTGCTTGGTTCTGTCTTGTGTTTAGTTGTGTTTGCCTCAATTTCTTCAGGGCAAAATATTGTATTAACCCAATCCAATAAATCGGGTATTTATGCGAAGGGGGAAAACATTCGGGTCAGCTTCTCCATTACAGAACCAGGAACAGATTCGGTGACTGTCAAAATCAGGAAAAACTACAGCCTGGAGACGACAGAAAAAAAAATCAGCTATTCAGGCCCGGAAGTTTTGTTATGGGACGAAATCTGTAATGAACCTACAGCACTTATTTTTGAGGTGAAAATGGGAGAAGAAATCGCCAGTATAGGATTGGTTGTGGATCCGGATCATTTTTTGCCCGGAACCCGGCGCCCCAAAGACATGGACAGCTATTGGAAGATCGAGAAAAAATCGCTGAAAGCACTGCCCATGGAGGTAAAATCAGTTCCGGTATCGGATACTGAAAAAGGCTATTTGTGCTCGGATATAGAAATCAACTGTACCGGCCCCAAACCGGCGAGGGGCTATTTTGCAAAACCAGAAACAGCGAAACCCCAATCTCTGCCCATCGTCCTGTTTGTCCATGCAGCAGGGGTAAAAGGTTCCTGGTGTCTTTCTCAACCCGAAACAGCCCTGCGATACGCAAAAATGGGGCATGGCGCACTTGCCTTTGATTTAAATGCGCACGGTATGCTCAACGGGCAACCTCAGTCTTATTATGACGAACTGGAAAGTGGTGAATTAAAAAATTACTATATCGCCGGAGTGGAGAACAAAGAAGATTTCTACTTCCGGGGCATGTATCTTCGACTGATCCGAACCCTCGATTTTCTCACCAGTCAGCCGGAATGGGACGGAAAACGCATCATCGTAATTGGAGAAAGTCAGGGCGGTGGCCAGGCTTTGGCCGCTGCGGGTTTGGATAAACGAGTAACGGCAGCAGTTGCAACGGTACCGGCCATGTGCGATTGGGGAGGCCCATTTTTGAATAGAGCCGGCGGGTGGCCAAATCCCTTTAAGGCCAACGGGGATTCCGCAAAAATGCGGGAGACCCTGCCTTATTTTGATACTGCGCACCTGCTCAAAAACAGCAAAGCTACGCTTGTAACTGAAATCGGCTTTATCGACCGGACTTGTCCGTCAATTTCTATCTATGCAGCCATCAACCAGTCTAAAGGGGAAAAAATCACCTTTGGGGTTCCTTACAGAGGACATCATATGGATCAGCCCGCTTATAAAGAAACCTGGGAGAATACTGTTTATAAGCCTAAAATGGCCTTCATTGAAGATTTTTTGAAATAA